A window of Epinephelus lanceolatus isolate andai-2023 chromosome 3, ASM4190304v1, whole genome shotgun sequence genomic DNA:
ATTATCTTGATGATACAAACTCTTTGATACTGTCCTAATGCATGTTTGATATTAAATATTGCATTCAAAGACGTGCCACACTAAACACACCCACATCGCTGTGTCCGGATATTCTGCTAACATTATAATAACTTATACCATACCATGAGCACCCACTGTGCTCCCACGTGGGTTATACATTAGCTAAGAGTGCGCACAGATGAACAAGAACACCACGAGGGGCAGGGACTATTTTTTCACCTGTAACTGCTCCTATCTAAATGCAACTTTGTAAAAACCCCAATAGTTCCCCACTGTGAATGTTATTGGCCCGTTTCAAGGGAATGCATCAGCCAATGCAACAAGACTTTGATGCACTCGTAAGATTGATATTTCTTGCAGTCAAAGCGCTGAATTTGGTGGTTAATTACCTTGAGTCTCAGCCGAAGCACCAAAGGTCGTGGAAGAAGAGGTCTCGAGAAAATCCGCACGATGTCGACGTCTCAGATGACTTCTTAAATTCGTGGTATTTCCACCTTTTGCGAGTACTATTTTTCGACATAAGCGACAAACGGCCTCACCAGAGTTCAAAGGTTGTCCCTTTTCATCCGCTTTCAAGCCGAAATACATCCACACGATTGATTTGCTTCTGGGTTTAGTGATAAGATCCATATTTCTCTGGTgcctttctgtcttttctgcaAGCTGTCCGCTGGTTGCAGCACTGCTGGAAGAGCTAGGCTGGATAGAAAAGACATCGCGTGGAAAACCGCGCTAATTACTGTATGCACTATTTTAAATGTAGTGTGGATGTATGTTTATGCTGAGGAGAActttctgtgtggaaaaaaacatgacGCTCAAATTCATACCACCATGACCAGAGCATGCTTGTGAACATCATTAAATAAAACTGTGCTATTACAATAGAAAACTATTTCTTCCTCGAATCATATTTTGTGAGAGGCACCAAAACTAACAGAAACGGTAACAGAAAATGCAAACACTTTCAGCGGCTTTTATAGAAACAATCGTTAAAAAATACACAGGATAACGGCCATTCAATTTGTGGTGCATCTTCTACCCACTCTATTTCTATGCTTTTACGTCTTTATTTGTGGACCAACGTAAATGTCCCGCGACGAgtcagggttgccaggtcttgTTGTTTATGGACCTGCACAAAGTTGAAGTCCAACTTCCATTTGTTTTTGGTACTGTAATTAATTACACACTATGGCCCTTTAATGTTAATTGTAGTGATAAAGACTTCAAAGTGGCTCCTGCATTTTATCTAATCTTCAGGCACTGTCTTGCACAGGGGCCCTTTGtcaaagtttagtttgaatatctttattattttagttGATAAAGTCCCTACATGCTAGATCCtgaatgtatttatgtttaacTAAACTGACATAAACTGACAAACAGCAAATGTGGGACACATGTAGCTATATTTCAAAATACTGGTCGGTCATGTTCCTGGGACTCTAACCAAAATATAATGTACAGCCATTTGTATACATTAGTCTGCTTCCACTGTACCTGATGGTCACTTAAAGACAACACTGTACATACAAACAGCAGAGATTCAAAACAGACAaccagaggagaggaaggacaaAAGCTTTATCAAAACAGTGGACCATTTTCATAGAAACTTCAGGAGAAATTAAAATTGTCAGAATACTTTATCTCACTCTCTCAAGTAAAAGTTTTCATTGAGCTCTTGCAGTTTTCcaatataaaaatacacattaaatcTGCCAACTAAACTATGTGACAGCAAATCTTACACTAGCTGGTGATGGGCgaaatgaatgaacaaatctTTCTGAATCACTCTTTTTAGTGTTGGATATGTACCATGTCAGCCTTTCGAACGTTTGAGTGTTCATGAATCCCTAATATGTTGTAATTTAGTGCAGCAAAAGCACTGCGTGAACGAGCTAAGACTGATTAAATCAGACTTGGGTCGACTTCCACCAGCCAAGGCCAATGTGGCATTCTTATGCTCCTTAGATGGATGCTACAAAAAAGGTGTTGTTTTTTATCGCTCAGAGCATTAAAGCAACGTGTTGATAATGAAGAGCAAATGAAACACATCACGTGAGCCACAAATCATGCTCGGGAACTCATTTTTAAGATTATTCCTACACCATATAAGAaggtaactaagacatctgctacTTATTTACAAAGCATTTACAAAATAACAGAGGGTCGGGGGAGCAGTTAATAAAAAAGAGTAAAACAATAATATTTATCAGATTACAACAAAAAGATAAAGGCAAAGTTATCTGCCTAATTTCCATTGAATTGCCTGTTTTCAACCTTTCAACGTTTGCTTTGCTCACTCacttttgccaagaggcaaATCCAGTTGCAGCTGCCCTGCACAGGTCAAGTGTACACAGAGGCATCTCTAGGGTTTGAAGACATTCAGGGCTTAGCCCAGacttctctcactctctggcACTTTTTTTGATAACCAAGCTCTATTGTGATGAGTTTTTAATGCATTCTGGcatcttatttacattcaaagtacacCCCCTCTGGCCCATAGCAGAGCCACATTTAATGAATACTCCACCAATACAAGCGCccactttttaaaaactttacttacttacttacttacttacttacgtGAAATCTCCCAAACTGGCAACGCGGGGCTTCGCGTTTCCTGCTGCTGCCACTACAGACAGGCGTTAGTCATCATACCGGATGAGTCTAACTTGTGTTTCCAGCTCATACACACGTCATTGGAAGCCGAGGTTGTTTCAGATGTCTGTTCGTGTGTTGGTACATATTTCAGGTAAGCACCAATCCTGAACTGATGAGATTCCAACATTAATATCCCGGTGTTTTATAGGACAGAGGTCGCGATGGGCTACCTCTTAGGACCACACATCTTTCATGCTTCTTTATGCAGGCCACACGACTTGTCTGTTTTATCACAGTTTCTTGCGGTGAGCAACAACTCTAGTGACGACAGTTGCTGGGTTTCACTTACTGACTATTAGATTAAAGACAGTCGCTGCGTAAAACATTATGACCTCGCGGACTTGCCGTAGCATGCCGTCTTCCTTCCGGTGGGGcagctgttgccatggtgactccaTGTACAAGTTATCGGTAGTGGCAGCTAACTGAGCTTCAAACTGCAGACACACCTTGAAGCACAAGACCAACATAGactaaaaatttaaaaaaaaaaaaaaaacatacggGAAAAAAATGGCGTCTTGCCTGGTCCCCGATTCCCCGGCCGTTATGGTGGCCCTCGAGCATTTGAAGGAGCTGGACAAGCAGCTCAAAGAGGAAGGGATACCATTCTCACCTGAAGCCAGCCTCCACCTGATGGGGATAACATCTGCTATCACTGAACTGGAGGCGGACCACCGTGCAGCTTATGAACATTTAGAAGTGGAAACCATAGAAAACAGCAAGCTAAGACACCAAATCAACAATATAAGAGATAGAATGAGCCAGAATATCATGGCTGATGTTGCAGCAGCCCGGGCATCTAAAGCTGAGGAGATAGAGCAGCTGCACAAAAACCTCAACACAGTTTCTCAGCTTCAAGAAGCCACTGAGAAGAGGCAGGAAGCCTTCTTGAGCCAGAACAAAGTACTGCATCCAGAGCGAGAACAGATGAAGGCTGAACATGAAGAGATCATTGCTGCTCAGAATGAGCAAATCACCTTAAAGTATGGCTTACAGATGCAGCTGGATCAGTCTCTGCATCAGATAGAGGACCTGAAGTCCTGCATTGCTGCTGTCGAAGAGGATAAATTAACGCTGCAGCAAAAGATGGTGTTGGAGAGAGAGACTTTCACTGTGAAAAAAGACAGCCTGTCAAGAGAGGTGGACCAGGAGAAAATTACGCAGCAGAAGCAAGCAATCAGGAGGAGCAGAAAAGAGTTAGACAGACTTAATGACAAGAAACGAGAAACCAGTGACCATCTGGGTGAGCTCATGATTGTCATGACTAAGTTGGAGAGCAATATACAAAAACTGGCAGCATCTCGGTGCCAGTATGAGACACAGCTACAGGGGGAGAATCAACAGAGAGAAATGCTGAAAAAGGAGTTTTGTGAATTAGGGGAAACCTTGAGTGTTGCTGTCCAGCATCTTAAAGAGGAAATTGCAACACTGGAGGGTAAAATAGAGGAGGGACGAACATCAAGACTGGTCTGTCTGGACACCCTGGCTCAGATCTATGAGATATTCAAGCAACAGCAAGATGAAGAGAATGAAGTTAGGGCAGAGCATTCCCAcatctcacagcagctggagcgATCCAAGCTGCAGCTGGAGGAGTGTGTTTCCTCCATAGTCAAACACAGTAAGGAGATCAAAGAGATGGACAAGCAGAATAAAGAACTCCTGGAAGTTGACACCATCACAAAGCGTGTGTTTCAGAGGAATCAGGAGGAGCTGTGCGATAACATGGatacagagaagaagaacattAGCAAttttgaggaggagaagaagtggCTAACAAGGCTtttggaggaggagaagaggaagcagGAGGAGCACGTGGCAAAGATGACCTCTGAAATCAGCATCACCTGGAGGAGATACGAGGAACTTCGACAAGAGGAAACTGCACTCCGAAAGCGTCAGCCCAAGAGCACAAGTGCTGACTTGCTGATGAGCCATGTGACCCAGTGTGAGGTGGAGTTCagacaaagagagactgaaCACCATGAGGAAATGGATCAGTGCATTGCAGAGACCGAGAGCATCATGAGGAGCTACGAGgtgaagcagagggaggtggaggacaaAGAGGAGATGCTGAAGGAGGTGGAAGCAAAGTGGAATGAAGAGCAATCCAGGCACCAGAGACTGACAACGCTGACCTACGAGCTGAGGACGACGAGGGAGGATCTGGAGCTGCGGATTCAGGGGCTAAAGGAGAAAACTGtctctctgcttcagcccaTAGAGGAAATGAAGGCTGAGCTGGAGGACATGCGAGGATGTTACATGGACTTGCTAGACAAACAGGCCTCAGAGCTGAGAACTGTAGAGATGAGCATCTATGACAATAGCATGAAACCGGAGCAGGTCAGCATGGAGAACAGCAGGCTGCATCTACATATCACACAGATGACAGAGGATGTTAGCAGAGCCAGGAGGAACAAAGACAGATACTGGCAGGAGGTTCACCAGTTCAGGAAGGACATAAAGGTCTTATTTGAGAGCTTACAGGAAGCATGGAAAGAGGATTCATTGGTAACTCAGGACTGTAAGAGCAGAGATAGTGTTCTGTTGGTGTCGTTTAGGGCCATGATGAATGACCTGcagaccaggagactacagttAGGGAAGTTCAGCACACTCCTTCTCCAACAAATGTTAAACTTCAGCAAACGACTGGGGGATAAAACAACTAAAGAACAGCAGTGCTGAGTTGAACTGTTGTGTCTATGGGAATGTAATGCATGGAATACTTAAAGTTTATATGAATTTGCAATAACAAAAAAGTAATAAAGCTCACAGCAACAACACAATGGTATAAAGTGATGTCTGGCCCAAAATAGGGTACCAGGTGGCTTGGTGACCATTTTCTTAatcacagtgaaaacaaattGATTTACCTACCAGTGGGCATGTTCCATAGTTCAagagtttatttttaatgcaggttcataaaaatacaatacagtTTGAACACAACTCTTCTGGGTAGCCTTCAGTAAAAGGTATCCAAACTGGGACATAATCATCCTTTTAATTTCTCTTCATATTGACGTGATTTGAGTAATCATGTCATGAACATTTAAATAGATGCAGTATTAGCTTTAATACAAAGATTTAGTGTAGACATTTTTTTCACTTATACTTTTAATTGATTTGTCCACAGAATAAAGTACATTCTCACATGAAACAAATCCCATCTAATCCATCATGATATTTCCAAATTTTTTGTTTCAGCCACATTTGCTGGATTTCCTCTCTAGAGTCCTTAATCAATACATTTTGAAACCAAAACTCCAGTAGCATGTCTCAAGTAAAGGTAAAAATTGGTCAGGTCTGAATTCCCAAACAACCCACCAAAccacttttcctctcctccaggATGTCACAATGCAGGGTAAATAGAATTCAAGTGCAattttcaataattaaaacaaataaattgtcCTGGTTGTAGTGTACCTTATCCTATTGTTTGTATTTTCAGCAGAAAATGCTTGAACatatatgtaaaacaaaaaactttggAAACAtaacaaaagaaacagatgaACAGAGCCTGCGGGAGTAAACAAGTCCAACTTCTACCTAGACAGCGTTATTGTCTatattgttgtctttttgtaaATAGTTTAACCATTttcccagtttttttttttttttcaaactgtacTTCATCTGTACCCTGTATGTAAGATTCTCCCTCTCCTGAATATCATCTATGATGGTCAGCCATTGTTTGTGATTTGGAGCGTCCATCTTCAGCCAGTTCTTTGTAATTGCTTCCTTTCCAGTGGCAAGAAGGATCTTGACCAAACAGTGATCTCTCTTGTGCACCGTTCACTCCATGTGTTCCAAGTACAGTACAAGACATGTTTGTGGGATTTTATCACCCAAGACCTCACAAAGAACAAAATGAATACCATCCCAGAAAGGTTGTATTTTCATGTAACTccacaaaatgtgtgtgtggtttggttCCATGTCCTTGCATAATCTCCAGCATGGTTGTTGAATCGTTCTTtgtttacttttaattttagGTGCAATAAAATACAGAATCTGGCTCTTCCAAATAAACTCTCTCCACCCTTATGATTGTGTCGTGTTCAGGTGACATTTCCACACGTCATACCACATCCTTTTTGGGATTTCCTCACCCAGTTCTTTTTCCCATTTGATTTTTACATATAATGTTGTGTCATGTTTAGAGTCATCAGACAATGGTGCAGGATTGACACTGTTCTGGATGTAGCCTTACTATATGCTTGTACCAACATCTTAATGATTGGGTGActttccttctctcctttcttgtttttgttgttgttgtaatgaTCCCTCATCTGAAAGTATCTAATTCAGTCCTGAATACTACttgatatgtgttttttttttaattcttaaaaGCTTATCATTTCACACTTATTAATTACTCTGCATATGGCTGTTATGCCCCTTTCTGCCCATTGCTTAAATCTGGTGTCAGTTCTTCCTGGTTCAAATTTGGTTCAAATGCAATCCATCTTAATAGACCAAGTTAATTTACCAATTTTAGTTGTTTTCCAGTAGAGTACCAAGTTTGTACTGAAAGTTGAGGATGATTTATCTGGGAGGTTGACCTGCACCAGAGCTCTGTGGGTGCGTTGTATCCGGAAATCCGCATTTATTAAGAGTTCCTCGCAGAGCCATTTATCCATGAACTGTGCCATCGAATCCCACTTTGACTCTGCTCCCTCCTGTGCACTATATAGCCATGGGTTGTTCCTTCTGGACCTTGCATCTAGTCTAATTTGTCCATCAATCCTTGCTGCTCTGTCATTAATTACTGCAGTGCACAGTTAGCTTCGGAGCTCCATGCTTCAACTTCCCCAGTGCAAGTTAAAGCAGCATCCATCTTTTCTCCCTGCTCTCCTATCATTGTAGTTATTTTAGCAAATTTGTGGTCAATGTCATCTTGTCAGCTCTGACAATTCATTCCTCATTCTGGTCATAATCTCGTCTTTGACCAATTTCAGGTCTGATTTCAGTTCGTTTTGCAAGGTCTGAATCTGTTTGCTAATGCCATCCAGGCTGGTTTGGGATAACGCCGTGGCATCATTAGCTTCAGGTGGTAGCATACTCCGTCGGTCGGGTGGCTTATTTCCTTACCTTGATTTTCCAGGATTTTCTTGGTGTTTGTTTTAGTTGTACCTCCACTgattctctgtgtttttttaaggcCCTTCTGTGTATGTTTGTCGAGTTTTGGCGGAGTAAATTGTGTTGGcgtcattgtgttgtgtgatcaaactgcacattttagagtgtccttttattgtgaccatcctaAGCACaccttgatatgccacacctgtcaagAGAATGGAATATCATGGAAAAGgtgaagtgctcactaacacagattttttaacacatttgtgaccaaaatgtgagagaaatgtttctgttgattgcagaaaaaaagtcttagatctttgaCTTAAATCTGTGAAtctgagcaaaaacaaaagtgttgtctttttgttcaatattttttttcttttctacttTTCCTTATCAAAAGGCCCTTTTCACAGAGGACATTTTGTcccagtaggaaaagcacaggtgtacaTAATACAATGAATGATGGCTGGATTCCATTtggctgcttcagtttgaggGCTCTGGTGTTGTGCTTGCTTGGACAACTAAACAGAACAGATCCACTGCTAATGTTAGTGGTACacctgtgtttttaccagtcaAAGTCGCTGCTGTAAAAATTGCCCGTGTGATCATTTACTAAGGAATCTCTTAGTCTATGCTCAGTTGGTTTTGTAATATTGACACAGAAATTCAACTACAGTAAATCACAGTTTGGAATGTAGTTAATAAGCTGAATAGCAATTAGCAGTAGCTTTTCACAGATGACATTTGTTAGCATTGAAAATCTGACAATAATAAGGCAGCTGACAGAGATTAAACAACTTGAGTCACTTCTTGAATGGAGGCCTTGTGTGGAATATGTGTGCTGTGGTTCCAGTATGGTGCATGTAGAATAAGCATAAAATGTTGGTAGAGATTGCTACCGACTATTTTAAccagaaaagaaaggaaaagcatgatggagatgggtttgcattTTTGAGGGCATATAGCCCAATAGCAAATGGCACTTTTATTAATCTAATGTGAGATCTTTGAACGCAGGTGTAGTTAtgaggtggcaatctgaatcatttGCAAGGTCCCCCACAGGCCCCAGTGctaccacactgcctgcactgtgaCGCCCCTGTGTGGTTCTCTCCTCCAACGTGCTCACCTAAAAGTGTTGCTAACCAATTTCCAAAGTTAaatgttcacttcctgtgcagTGCAGTTCTTAATTTCAAATGCTGTTGTCATGTTAGTGGTGACATTTTTTGGGAAAATCAAAATGATTTGGCAATTACTGCATTTTACCCACCTATGGTTGATCTTAGTAAGTAAATTCAAACTTTTGGGTGTTTTCTCCACTTTTCCATCATTACTTTTAAGCTTCTGTCATATATGTTGTACACTTCTTCCACACACtggtgtaaaaaaataaatgaaaagaacagcagcaacaacaactaAAGTCCCTCTTTTGACTGTTTCCTTTTATTATGGGAACCTCTACTGTCAGTGTGATGTGTATATATTTACCAACTTACCATCTATTTGTTGCACTTGAGAATGCACAGTAACTCCACTAATTTCCACCAATTATGTAAGCCAAATGTCACTCACTGTCTTTTGGTCCTGCTTTTTCCTATTGCGAATATATTTGTTTGATAAGGGCTTTTTTTAGTGTATCAGCCCAAAgatcatttcaaaataaaatggtgaatttaaaagaaataattaattggcaattttgaagaaaaaaatattaaaatttaaaatgtggGCAGTCACTTTTTTGCTGCCTGTTGCGTTCATCAGAtgccatatttatttttgatgagTACAATAAAGCTCAGGGAATAACTACCatcactttttctttctcttcagaTGTTATGAGGTTTGacctctgcttcctgtttggctctcaccagcagatggcagaggGGACCGGTTTCTCTCCACTGTGACCTTGCCTTGCAGCTAAAGGGTCAAACAACCACCCACTTcccactgaacaaaaacaagcatACGCATGCATAGAGGTACATTCCCACCGTCTGCGACACATATTAGGACCACATAAGAACAGTGGAAAAACAAGGCAGCAGCTGCACAAGTGGAGCTGAAGGGAAATCAACATCTAATTCCACTAAAGAAGGTAAGTTTTCAGTATGGTCAGTCTGTTACAATATATTTGATACTGGCTTTTGCTTGTAAGCAACTTTTAATGAGCTCTCTGGTATTGTGTCTGCGTGGGAAAGATGCTGTAACACAACTCTTCTGATGAGGAAATTTTGTGCCCAAACAGTGGTTTATCAGTACATTTTGCTGTGTCAACTATCTTGTTACCTTAAGTTGAAGAACACATGCTGCTGTAAATCTGAAAAGGCTCTTTGagttatgtaatgttttatcATTTGCACACATCTGAAAAGTCAACATTTTGAAGACACAAGCTTTTCACTGGACTATTTCTGAACCAGTTTTTATATTGACTTAAGTCATATGTAATaaagttttttgtcttttgcagTAATTTTTGGAGAACCAAAACCTTCTCTGGTCTCCAAAAGATGACTTAACCCATTACAGTGGTTACAGTGGCACCAGTTCTCATGAATTTTAACACTGACCCCTCACAGCTGAAATACAACGGGACGCCCTCATATTTAAAAGGGCACCCCACTGATTTTAAATGTAAGGGCTAATTTATGCATAAAGTTAGGTATGtatacagagacagacatggatggagccttctgtctgtactctgtgtttatttagtccgtatttgtgcacattttctgaaaactTACGAATACAGATgaaatggagcagtaccactAGATATCATGGGGGCAGTGAAGCATAGTTCAAGCCAGATACGATGATAGGAGAGGaagaatacatttaaataatggcaGAACAGAAAGaattgttaaagggaaatttcggtttatttcagcccgtctcctatcgtcctaaatttgtttcaagtgactagtgacatagaaataatagttagcatgttagccgttagcctagatacagccggggcacatagtagcgtcagacctgttaaaacataagtgaacagGCATACcgtcaagtgcaaagttagtccactaaacaagctttttttccacaaagaccgcctcatatcgttagaataaatgtcagagaacatatagaaaacaacatgtaaacgtgttgtcttatcTTACCGGTGTGTtaccatgtttgtttatccctctagctctgctttgcAAAGCACGGccaaaatatatctcgccagctctagataaagcccagctggatactaacgttactccaggtagagctgtctcgtcctcggtcacatccagaccttgaaaataaggctccaaccggtcccattccttgcaacagaggcattcctcacaggta
This region includes:
- the ccdc175 gene encoding uncharacterized protein ccdc175; translated protein: MASCLVPDSPAVMVALEHLKELDKQLKEEGIPFSPEASLHLMGITSAITELEADHRAAYEHLEVETIENSKLRHQINNIRDRMSQNIMADVAAARASKAEEIEQLHKNLNTVSQLQEATEKRQEAFLSQNKVLHPEREQMKAEHEEIIAAQNEQITLKYGLQMQLDQSLHQIEDLKSCIAAVEEDKLTLQQKMVLERETFTVKKDSLSREVDQEKITQQKQAIRRSRKELDRLNDKKRETSDHLGELMIVMTKLESNIQKLAASRCQYETQLQGENQQREMLKKEFCELGETLSVAVQHLKEEIATLEGKIEEGRTSRLVCLDTLAQIYEIFKQQQDEENEVRAEHSHISQQLERSKLQLEECVSSIVKHSKEIKEMDKQNKELLEVDTITKRVFQRNQEELCDNMDTEKKNISNFEEEKKWLTRLLEEEKRKQEEHVAKMTSEISITWRRYEELRQEETALRKRQPKSTSADLLMSHVTQCEVEFRQRETEHHEEMDQCIAETESIMRSYEVKQREVEDKEEMLKEVEAKWNEEQSRHQRLTTLTYELRTTREDLELRIQGLKEKTVSLLQPIEEMKAELEDMRGCYMDLLDKQASELRTVEMSIYDNSMKPEQVSMENSRLHLHITQMTEDVSRARRNKDRYWQEVHQFRKDIKVLFESLQEAWKEDSLVTQDCKSRDSVLLVSFRAMMNDLQTRRLQLGKFSTLLLQQMLNFSKRLGDKTTKEQQC